From the genome of Streptomyces sp. NBC_01317, one region includes:
- a CDS encoding metallophosphoesterase, producing MRARYGVPLGIAAVGAAGIAYAAGIETRSFRLRRVTVPVLPRGMRDLRFLQVSDIHMVSGQRKKRHWLQALAGLRPDFVVNTGDNLSDPEGVPELLDALGPLMEFPGVYVFGSNDYYGPKLRNPARYLFEKAQGRHGLNGNAPAASAVRNPWEPMRDAFDAAGWEGLTNTRGRLKIDGYEIAFTGLDDPHIKRDRYEQVAGGPAPDADLSIGVVHAPYLRSLDAFTADGYPLILAGHTHGGQLCIPFYGALVTNCDLDTDRVKGLSTHRSGGHTSYLHVSAGCGTNRYTPVRFACPPEATLVTLTPHP from the coding sequence ATGCGCGCACGTTACGGAGTACCCCTGGGAATCGCGGCAGTCGGCGCGGCCGGAATCGCCTACGCGGCCGGTATCGAAACCCGCTCGTTCCGGTTGCGGAGGGTCACCGTCCCCGTACTGCCGCGGGGCATGCGTGATCTTCGTTTCCTCCAGGTGTCCGACATCCACATGGTGAGCGGACAGCGCAAGAAACGGCACTGGCTCCAGGCGCTCGCGGGCCTGCGCCCGGACTTCGTCGTGAACACCGGCGACAACCTGTCGGACCCGGAGGGCGTACCGGAGCTGCTGGACGCGCTGGGCCCGCTGATGGAGTTCCCCGGCGTCTACGTCTTCGGTTCGAACGACTACTACGGCCCGAAGCTCCGCAACCCGGCCCGCTACCTCTTCGAGAAGGCCCAGGGCCGCCACGGCCTCAACGGCAACGCCCCGGCAGCCTCGGCGGTGCGCAACCCGTGGGAGCCGATGCGGGACGCCTTCGACGCGGCGGGCTGGGAGGGCCTCACCAACACCCGGGGCCGGCTCAAGATCGACGGGTACGAGATCGCGTTCACGGGCCTGGACGACCCCCACATCAAGCGGGACAGGTACGAACAGGTCGCCGGCGGCCCGGCCCCGGACGCGGACCTCTCGATCGGCGTGGTGCACGCCCCGTACCTGCGCAGCCTGGACGCCTTCACGGCCGACGGCTACCCCCTGATCCTGGCGGGCCACACCCACGGCGGCCAGCTGTGCATCCCCTTCTACGGCGCCCTGGTCACCAACTGCGACCTGGACACGGACCGCGTGAAGGGCCTCTCGACCCACCGCTCGGGCGGCCACACCTCGTACCTCCACGTATCAGCGGGCTGCGGCACGAACCGCTACACCCCGGTCCGCTTCGCCTGCCCCCCGGAAGCCACCCTGGTCACCCTGACCCCCCACCCCTGA
- a CDS encoding transglycosylase domain-containing protein codes for MPKKRSGGGLTGTQQAAKFLGVSVLAGAVLAGIALPAFGALGLAAKGTVEGFDEIPANLKTPPLSQRTEILDAKGGQIATVYSRDRTVVPLKDISPFMQKAIVAIEDSRFYEHGAIDLKGVLRAANRNAQSGGVSEGASTLTQQYVKNVFVEEAGDDATKFKQATQQTLGRKIQELKYAIQVEEELGKKKILENYLNITFFGQQAYGVEAASQRYFSTSAKNLTLGQAALLAGIVQSPTRYDPVNDPAEAQKRRNTVLQRMADVGAVSQAEADKAGAEPIKLKVSKPKNGCITAVDGAGFFCDYVREVFLTDPVFGKTREERAKVWNQGGLTIRTTLDPQAQKSAQASIKDHVYKSDPVATALSIVEPGSGKILAMGQSRPYGFGKNETQINLSVNQNMGGGAGYQPGSTFKPIVAAAALEQGIPATQQFPSPYQMTYPTPVQTCDGLWSDKDVPVENENESEHGPYGMKEATAKSVNTYYVELISKIGVCPVTDMATKMGVKRADGNRIQQVPSITLGTQEMSPLTMASAYATFASRGMYCTPIAIESITGPGKKQLPVPKSTCNRAMSEKTADTINTLLKGVVEDGTGTEAGLGPQRPSAGKTGTTDFRYAAWFVGYTPNMSGAVWVGDPQHKRKMVDITIGGAYQAKVFGGQVPGPIWKDAMTGALAGHEAPGFNEVNIPDPPKQEEKPSGDAKPGDTAGQTDGGNGDNGGNGDNGGNGGDGGNGGDGGDNPFPDFSVRPGLLSGGNGNGGGNGGEGNGQDGGGNGP; via the coding sequence ATGCCAAAAAAGCGCTCGGGCGGGGGTCTGACCGGGACCCAGCAGGCCGCCAAATTCCTCGGTGTCAGTGTGCTCGCGGGAGCGGTGCTGGCGGGAATCGCCTTGCCGGCGTTCGGCGCGCTGGGACTCGCCGCGAAGGGAACCGTCGAGGGATTCGACGAGATCCCCGCCAATCTCAAGACGCCGCCGCTGAGCCAGCGCACCGAGATCCTGGACGCCAAGGGCGGCCAGATCGCCACGGTCTACTCGCGTGACCGGACCGTCGTGCCGCTCAAGGACATCTCCCCGTTCATGCAGAAGGCGATCGTCGCGATCGAGGACTCGCGCTTCTACGAGCACGGGGCGATCGACCTCAAGGGCGTGCTCCGCGCGGCCAATCGCAACGCGCAGTCGGGCGGGGTGTCTGAGGGCGCCTCGACGCTGACGCAGCAGTACGTGAAGAACGTGTTCGTCGAGGAGGCCGGCGACGACGCGACGAAGTTCAAGCAGGCCACGCAGCAGACGCTGGGCCGCAAGATCCAGGAGCTGAAGTACGCGATCCAGGTCGAGGAGGAGCTGGGCAAGAAGAAGATCCTTGAGAACTATCTGAACATCACCTTCTTCGGTCAGCAGGCGTACGGCGTCGAGGCCGCGTCGCAGCGGTACTTCTCCACGTCGGCGAAGAACCTGACCCTCGGCCAGGCCGCCCTGCTGGCGGGCATCGTCCAGTCGCCGACGCGCTACGACCCGGTCAACGACCCGGCGGAGGCGCAGAAACGCCGTAACACCGTTCTCCAGCGGATGGCCGACGTCGGTGCCGTCTCGCAGGCGGAGGCGGACAAGGCCGGCGCCGAGCCGATCAAGCTCAAGGTCAGCAAGCCCAAGAACGGCTGCATCACCGCCGTCGACGGCGCGGGCTTCTTCTGCGACTACGTCCGCGAGGTCTTCCTCACCGACCCGGTCTTCGGCAAGACGCGCGAGGAGCGCGCCAAGGTCTGGAACCAGGGCGGGCTGACGATCCGTACGACGCTGGACCCGCAGGCGCAGAAGTCGGCGCAGGCGTCGATCAAGGACCACGTCTACAAGAGCGACCCGGTCGCGACGGCGCTGTCGATCGTCGAGCCGGGGAGCGGCAAGATCCTGGCGATGGGCCAGTCGAGGCCGTACGGCTTCGGGAAGAACGAGACGCAGATCAACCTGTCCGTGAACCAGAACATGGGCGGCGGCGCCGGTTACCAGCCGGGGTCGACGTTCAAGCCGATCGTCGCGGCGGCGGCGCTGGAGCAGGGCATTCCGGCGACGCAGCAGTTCCCGTCGCCGTACCAGATGACGTACCCGACCCCGGTCCAGACCTGCGACGGACTGTGGAGCGACAAGGACGTCCCGGTCGAGAACGAGAACGAGTCGGAGCACGGCCCGTACGGGATGAAGGAAGCGACCGCCAAGTCGGTCAACACGTACTACGTGGAGCTGATCAGCAAGATCGGCGTGTGCCCGGTGACGGACATGGCCACCAAGATGGGCGTCAAGCGGGCCGACGGCAACCGGATCCAGCAGGTGCCGTCGATCACCCTGGGCACGCAGGAGATGTCGCCGCTGACCATGGCGTCGGCGTACGCGACGTTCGCCAGCCGCGGCATGTACTGCACGCCGATCGCGATCGAGTCGATCACCGGACCCGGCAAGAAGCAGCTGCCCGTGCCGAAGTCGACGTGCAACCGGGCGATGTCCGAGAAGACCGCCGACACCATCAACACGCTGCTCAAGGGCGTGGTGGAGGACGGTACCGGTACGGAGGCGGGCCTCGGCCCGCAGCGTCCGAGCGCGGGCAAGACCGGTACGACGGACTTCCGCTACGCGGCCTGGTTCGTCGGCTACACGCCGAACATGTCGGGCGCGGTGTGGGTCGGTGACCCGCAGCACAAGCGGAAGATGGTGGACATCACCATCGGCGGGGCCTACCAGGCGAAGGTCTTCGGTGGCCAGGTGCCGGGGCCGATCTGGAAGGACGCCATGACCGGCGCGCTGGCCGGACACGAGGCTCCCGGGTTCAACGAGGTCAACATCCCGGATCCTCCGAAGCAGGAGGAGAAGCCTTCCGGGGACGCGAAGCCGGGGGACACGGCGGGCCAGACGGACGGCGGGAACGGTGACAACGGGGGGAACGGCGACAACGGTGGCAACGGCGGAGATGGCGGGAACGGCGGGGACGGTGGCGACAACCCCTTCCCGGACTTCTCGGTGCGGCCGGGGCTGCTGAGCGGCGGGAACGGGAACGGCGGCGGGAACGGCGGGGAAGGGAACGGCCAGGACGGCGGGGGGAACGGCCCGTAG
- a CDS encoding ArsA-related P-loop ATPase: MTRTPTASRSSSSSHSSALDAAAAPLEIDPLLDDPDTRIIVCCGSGGVGKTTTAAALGVRAAERGRTVVVLTIDPARRLAQSMGIDSLDNTPRQVKGVEGPGELHAMMLDMKRTFDEIVEAHADRDRARAILDNPFYQSLSAGFAGTQEYMAMEKLGQLRARDSWDLIIVDTPPSRSALDFLDAPKRLGSFLDGKFIRLLMAPAKVGGRAGMKFLNVGMSMMTGTIGKVLGGQFLGDVQMFVTAMDSMFGGLRTRAEATYRLLQAPGTAFLVVAAPERDALREAAYFVERLAAEEMPLAGLVLNRVHGSGAARLSAERALAAAENLEEGGIVDQEPGNASSRGAAAAAGSSPGASEAAPEPPPESAESAEPSEAFESPDPEPPVSDSSTTAPAPQADSVTPSVTSVEQLTAGLLRLHAERMQVLARERRTRDRFTALHPEVAVAEVAALPGDVHDLAGLRAIGDHLAAGRSTT, encoded by the coding sequence ATGACCCGGACTCCGACCGCCTCCCGGTCCTCCTCCAGCAGCCACTCCTCCGCGCTCGACGCGGCGGCCGCCCCCCTGGAGATCGACCCCCTGCTGGACGACCCGGACACCCGCATCATCGTGTGCTGCGGCTCCGGCGGTGTCGGCAAGACGACCACCGCCGCGGCCCTCGGCGTACGGGCGGCGGAGCGCGGCCGCACGGTGGTCGTGCTCACGATCGACCCGGCCCGCCGGCTGGCCCAGTCCATGGGCATCGACTCGCTCGACAACACCCCGCGCCAGGTGAAGGGCGTCGAGGGTCCCGGCGAACTGCACGCCATGATGCTCGACATGAAGCGGACGTTCGACGAGATCGTCGAGGCGCACGCGGACCGCGACCGGGCGCGCGCCATCCTGGACAACCCCTTCTACCAGTCCCTGTCGGCCGGATTCGCGGGCACGCAGGAGTACATGGCGATGGAGAAGCTGGGGCAGTTGCGCGCGCGTGACTCCTGGGACCTGATCATCGTCGACACCCCGCCCTCGCGCTCCGCGCTGGACTTCCTGGACGCGCCGAAGCGGCTCGGGTCCTTCCTGGACGGGAAGTTCATCAGGTTGCTGATGGCGCCGGCCAAGGTCGGCGGCCGGGCCGGGATGAAGTTCCTGAACGTCGGCATGTCGATGATGACCGGCACGATCGGGAAGGTGCTCGGCGGCCAATTCCTCGGTGACGTGCAGATGTTCGTCACCGCGATGGACTCGATGTTCGGCGGGCTGCGGACCCGGGCGGAGGCGACGTACCGGCTCCTCCAGGCGCCCGGCACGGCCTTCCTGGTGGTCGCGGCGCCCGAGCGGGACGCGCTGCGCGAGGCGGCGTACTTCGTGGAGAGGCTGGCCGCCGAGGAGATGCCGCTGGCGGGTCTCGTACTCAACCGGGTCCATGGCAGTGGCGCGGCGCGGCTCTCGGCCGAGCGGGCCCTGGCCGCTGCGGAAAATCTTGAAGAGGGCGGCATTGTGGATCAGGAGCCCGGGAATGCTTCTTCTCGTGGCGCCGCAGCCGCGGCGGGCTCTTCTCCCGGAGCCTCCGAGGCGGCGCCCGAGCCGCCCCCGGAATCCGCAGAATCCGCAGAACCCTCGGAGGCCTTCGAGTCTCCCGATCCCGAGCCCCCCGTGTCCGACTCGTCCACAACTGCGCCTGCCCCACAGGCGGATTCCGTCACACCTTCTGTCACAAGTGTGGAACAGCTGACCGCTGGTTTGCTGCGTCTGCACGCGGAACGGATGCAGGTGCTCGCGCGCGAACGGCGTACGCGCGACCGCTTCACCGCTCTGCATCCGGAAGTCGCGGTGGCCGAGGTGGCCGCCCTGCCCGGCGACGTTCATGACCTCGCCGGGCTCAGGGCCATCGGTGATCACCTCGCGGCCGGTCGTAGTACGACCTGA
- a CDS encoding ArsA family ATPase, with protein sequence MSRLQVVSGKGGTGKTTVAAALALALATEGKRTLLVEVEGRQGIAQLFETEALPYEERKIAVASGGGEVYALAIDAERALLDYLQMFYKLGGAGRALKKIGAIDFATTIAPGVRDVLLTGKACEAVRRRDRQGRFAYDYVVMDAPPTGRITRFLNVNDEVAGLAKIGPIHNQAQAVMRVLKSPGTAVHLVTLLEEMPVQETVDGITELRAVDLPVGKVIVNQVRPHLLDEAAVRAASGDRRKEVAKALGTAGVSAPTKLVGPLLDQAAEHAQRVELEREQRAALAKLGLPTYELPLIGEGMDLAGLYRLAGELRQLGKAFA encoded by the coding sequence GTGAGCAGGCTCCAGGTCGTCAGCGGCAAGGGCGGCACCGGTAAGACGACGGTCGCCGCCGCCCTCGCGCTCGCCCTCGCGACGGAGGGCAAGCGCACCCTCCTCGTCGAGGTCGAGGGCAGGCAGGGCATCGCACAGCTCTTCGAGACGGAGGCCCTTCCGTACGAGGAACGCAAGATCGCCGTCGCCTCGGGCGGCGGGGAGGTGTACGCGCTGGCGATCGACGCCGAGCGTGCCCTTCTGGACTATCTCCAGATGTTCTACAAGCTCGGCGGGGCCGGGCGGGCGCTGAAGAAGATCGGCGCGATCGACTTCGCGACGACCATCGCCCCCGGCGTCAGGGACGTCCTGCTGACCGGCAAGGCGTGCGAGGCGGTCCGGCGCAGGGACAGGCAGGGACGTTTCGCCTACGACTACGTGGTGATGGACGCGCCGCCCACCGGGCGCATCACGCGCTTCCTGAACGTGAACGACGAGGTGGCGGGGCTGGCGAAGATCGGCCCCATACACAATCAGGCGCAGGCGGTGATGCGGGTCCTCAAGTCGCCGGGGACCGCCGTGCATCTGGTGACGCTGCTGGAGGAGATGCCGGTCCAGGAGACCGTGGACGGCATCACCGAGCTGCGGGCCGTGGACCTGCCGGTCGGCAAGGTGATCGTGAACCAGGTACGGCCCCACCTCCTCGACGAGGCCGCCGTCCGCGCCGCGTCGGGGGACCGCCGCAAGGAGGTCGCCAAGGCGCTCGGTACGGCGGGGGTCAGCGCCCCCACGAAGCTGGTGGGGCCCCTGCTCGACCAGGCGGCGGAGCACGCGCAGCGCGTGGAGCTGGAGCGCGAGCAGCGGGCCGCCCTGGCGAAGCTGGGGCTGCCCACGTACGAACTCCCCCTGATCGGGGAGGGGATGGACCTCGCCGGTCTCTACCGGCTGGCGGGGGAGCTACGGCAACTCGGGAAGGCCTTCGCATGA
- a CDS encoding GatB/YqeY domain-containing protein translates to MTSLKSKLKEDLTASIRARDELRSATLRLTLTAITKEEVSGTTARELSDDEVQKVIAREAKKRREAAEAFTQGGRTEQAEREKAEGVLLDAYLPQQLSDDELAGIVAQAVGEARAAGAEGPRAMGAVMKIVNPKVAGRAEGGRVAALVKQHLAAE, encoded by the coding sequence ATGACCAGCCTCAAGTCCAAGCTCAAGGAAGACCTCACCGCCTCCATCCGGGCCCGTGACGAGCTGCGCTCCGCCACGCTCCGGCTGACCCTCACCGCGATCACCAAGGAGGAGGTCTCGGGTACGACCGCCCGTGAGCTCTCCGACGACGAGGTGCAGAAGGTGATCGCCAGGGAGGCGAAGAAGCGCCGTGAGGCCGCCGAGGCGTTCACGCAGGGCGGGCGTACGGAGCAGGCCGAGCGGGAGAAGGCGGAGGGCGTGCTTCTCGACGCGTACCTGCCCCAGCAGCTGTCCGACGACGAGCTCGCCGGGATCGTCGCCCAGGCCGTCGGGGAGGCGCGTGCCGCGGGCGCCGAGGGGCCGCGCGCGATGGGGGCCGTCATGAAGATCGTGAACCCGAAGGTCGCCGGCCGCGCCGAGGGCGGCCGCGTCGCCGCCTTGGTCAAGCAGCACCTCGCCGCCGAGTAG
- a CDS encoding DNA sulfur modification protein DndB: MSISVDPLRLSKPQDSSTYLAIRTPQGGRTVYSVRVPLLDLPTILPVPDPNNVDKDNRKVDRLHAKHFGEYLDTKQDWVAPALLARDGGGCTFEKVDDQGAVGYLVVPWAIGGISSLRTIDGQHRVLGVAIEKQRITDAISAVDRELARKVSPEKAAKLEAEREKLIGQMNRLKAEYVGLDIYVEPDPIKSQQMFVDVADNAKGISSAVRARFDSYKVANRTLSDVIDHPLLKGRVDAEQDRMTLKNPNFMGAKHVADITRAVIAGAGGRISKKAEQTLTDGEVIEQVKDFLDVISNAFTDLAALTEDDPEAERHPGDLTMAQEVRRASLLGSVGMLRVLGGVFRELRAGENPVELDDITEFFKRLDPHMAAPVSETSIWRTTGANADFEPNASAPIMRTQNIVHLVGAITGWYKKAPAAL; this comes from the coding sequence GTGAGCATTTCCGTCGACCCGCTGCGCCTGTCCAAGCCGCAGGACTCCAGCACGTACCTCGCCATCAGGACCCCTCAGGGCGGCCGTACGGTCTACAGCGTGCGCGTTCCCCTCCTCGACCTTCCGACCATCCTCCCTGTCCCCGATCCGAACAACGTCGATAAGGACAACCGCAAGGTCGACCGGCTTCACGCCAAGCACTTCGGTGAGTACCTCGACACGAAGCAGGACTGGGTGGCCCCTGCTCTGCTGGCCCGGGATGGCGGCGGATGCACCTTCGAGAAGGTGGATGACCAGGGCGCCGTCGGCTACCTCGTCGTTCCGTGGGCGATCGGAGGCATCTCCAGCCTGCGGACCATCGACGGCCAACACCGTGTGCTGGGCGTTGCCATCGAGAAGCAGCGCATCACGGACGCCATCTCCGCGGTGGACCGCGAGCTGGCTCGCAAGGTCAGCCCGGAGAAGGCCGCGAAACTCGAGGCCGAGCGCGAGAAGCTCATCGGCCAGATGAATCGACTCAAGGCCGAGTACGTCGGCCTGGACATCTATGTCGAGCCGGACCCGATCAAGTCTCAGCAGATGTTCGTGGACGTTGCCGACAACGCCAAGGGCATCAGCAGTGCCGTCCGTGCCCGGTTCGACAGCTACAAGGTCGCCAACCGTACCCTGTCCGACGTCATCGACCACCCGCTGCTGAAGGGCCGAGTCGACGCCGAGCAGGATCGCATGACTCTGAAGAACCCTAACTTCATGGGTGCCAAGCACGTCGCCGACATCACCCGTGCCGTCATCGCCGGTGCTGGCGGCCGGATCAGTAAAAAGGCCGAGCAGACTCTCACTGACGGCGAGGTGATCGAGCAGGTCAAGGACTTCCTGGACGTTATCTCCAACGCCTTCACCGACCTCGCCGCCCTCACCGAGGACGACCCCGAGGCGGAGCGTCATCCTGGGGATCTCACCATGGCCCAGGAAGTACGCCGGGCCTCGCTGCTCGGCTCGGTGGGTATGCTCCGCGTTCTCGGTGGCGTGTTCCGAGAACTGCGAGCAGGCGAGAATCCGGTCGAGCTCGACGACATCACCGAGTTCTTCAAGCGCCTCGACCCGCACATGGCTGCGCCGGTCTCCGAGACCAGCATTTGGCGTACTACCGGGGCCAACGCCGACTTCGAGCCGAACGCTTCGGCACCGATCATGCGGACGCAGAACATCGTCCACCTGGTAGGCGCTATCACCGGCTGGTACAAGAAGGCCCCCGCCGCCCTGTAG
- a CDS encoding WhiB family transcriptional regulator, translating to MGWVTDWSAQAACRTTDPDELFVQGAAQNRAKAVCTGCPVRTECLADALDNRVEFGVWGGMTERERRALLRRRPTVTSWRRLLETARTEYERSAGLLPVGLEDDETYETYAAAG from the coding sequence ATGGGCTGGGTAACCGACTGGAGTGCGCAGGCAGCATGCCGCACTACCGATCCGGATGAATTGTTCGTGCAGGGTGCAGCGCAGAACAGGGCCAAGGCGGTGTGCACCGGTTGCCCGGTGCGGACCGAGTGCCTGGCGGACGCGCTGGACAACCGCGTCGAATTCGGCGTGTGGGGCGGGATGACCGAGCGGGAGCGCCGCGCACTGCTGCGCAGGCGTCCCACCGTCACGTCGTGGCGGAGATTGCTCGAAACCGCGCGTACGGAGTACGAGCGCAGCGCGGGCCTCCTGCCCGTGGGCTTGGAGGACGACGAGACGTACGAGACGTACGCGGCCGCGGGCTAG
- a CDS encoding SMI1/KNR4 family protein, with protein sequence MTDHDELVSQVRALAVQQSSPLPPCVDSVAVAEAERLLGFGLPALLVRMYAEVANGGFGPDYKLFPLVGEGRTVVSEYGAHWPVQQEEAQESAPHWPRGVLPILDWGCGMYAAVDCLRPQAPVLLFEPNAYMGDWADTWFQDAPSLFEWFRAWVNGTGWWEEEVMGSGDAVDPFPWPEAVERIGAQDG encoded by the coding sequence ATGACCGACCACGATGAACTGGTGTCCCAGGTCCGGGCGCTAGCTGTTCAGCAGTCCTCACCGCTCCCTCCGTGCGTGGATTCCGTTGCGGTCGCGGAGGCCGAGCGGCTGCTCGGCTTTGGTTTGCCCGCGCTGCTCGTGCGCATGTACGCGGAAGTCGCCAATGGTGGGTTCGGGCCCGACTACAAGCTGTTTCCGCTTGTTGGGGAGGGGCGGACCGTTGTTTCGGAGTACGGGGCCCACTGGCCCGTACAGCAGGAGGAGGCACAGGAGTCGGCGCCTCACTGGCCTCGTGGCGTGCTGCCGATCCTGGACTGGGGGTGTGGCATGTATGCCGCCGTCGACTGTCTCCGGCCACAAGCGCCCGTCCTTCTCTTCGAGCCGAACGCCTACATGGGTGACTGGGCCGACACGTGGTTCCAAGACGCGCCGTCGCTCTTCGAGTGGTTCCGCGCCTGGGTGAACGGCACCGGTTGGTGGGAGGAGGAAGTGATGGGATCCGGGGACGCCGTGGATCCTTTCCCCTGGCCTGAGGCAGTCGAGCGGATCGGTGCTCAGGACGGGTAG